From a region of the Chitinophagales bacterium genome:
- a CDS encoding aconitate hydratase, whose product MAFDIEMIRSAYHSLPSKISAARQLLNRPLTLTEKILYAHLYGASPATAFVRGKDYVDFAPDRVAMQDATAQMALLQFMTAGKDKTAVPSTVHCDHLIQANTGAAADLKTALDSNKEVYDFLASVSDRYGIGFWKPGAGIIHQVVLENYAFPGGMMIGTDSHTPNAGGLGMIAIGVGGADAVDVMSGMAWELKFPKLIGVRLTGKMNGWTSAKDVILKVAGLLTVKGGTGAILEYFGPGAENISCTGKGTICNMGAEIGATTSVFSYDKRMEAYLRATDRADVADLANGVAQHLRTDDEVMMHPEKYYDEVIEINLDMLEPHINGPYTPDLAWPVSKFKDAVAQNGWPDKLDVALIGSCTNSSYEDMSRSASIAQQAIAKGLKAVSEFTITPGSEQIRYTIERDGMLSTFEAIGGMVLANACGPCIGQWSRHMTDPNKKNSILTSYNRNFAKRNDGNASTHAFVASPEMVTAMALAGSLSFNPLTDLLVNDKGEKVKLDEPQGIELPAKGFAVEDAGYQAPSADGKNVVIAVDPASSRLQLLESFPAWEGTDLKGLRLLIKAKGKCTTDHISMAGPWLKYRGHLDNISNNMLIGAINYFNDKADAVKNLLTGNYDAVPKVQRAYKAAGIGTVVIGDENYGEGSSREHAAMEPRHLGVRAIIVKSFARIHETNLKKQGMLSLTFADKADYDKVREDDIIDIIGLTTFSPEVPLTIVLHHADGTEEQFPVNQTFNAAQIEWFKAGSALNLIKAESERSKVR is encoded by the coding sequence GGCTCAAATGGCGCTCCTGCAGTTTATGACTGCCGGCAAGGATAAAACCGCTGTGCCTTCCACCGTACACTGCGACCACCTGATACAAGCTAATACAGGCGCGGCCGCTGACTTGAAGACAGCACTTGACAGCAACAAGGAAGTATATGACTTCCTCGCTTCTGTATCAGACCGTTATGGTATCGGTTTCTGGAAGCCCGGAGCCGGTATTATTCACCAGGTGGTTTTAGAGAATTATGCATTCCCAGGAGGAATGATGATCGGTACTGATTCACATACGCCAAATGCCGGTGGGCTCGGCATGATTGCCATTGGAGTAGGCGGTGCAGATGCTGTTGATGTGATGAGCGGCATGGCCTGGGAGCTTAAGTTTCCTAAGCTGATCGGTGTAAGGCTAACAGGAAAAATGAATGGGTGGACCTCAGCAAAAGATGTAATACTGAAAGTTGCCGGATTGCTGACGGTAAAAGGAGGCACCGGAGCAATACTGGAATATTTCGGTCCGGGTGCAGAAAACATCTCCTGCACCGGCAAAGGCACCATCTGCAACATGGGTGCGGAGATTGGTGCCACCACTTCCGTATTCAGCTATGATAAAAGAATGGAAGCTTACCTCCGTGCAACGGACCGTGCAGATGTTGCTGATCTTGCTAATGGAGTGGCGCAGCACCTTCGCACAGATGATGAGGTGATGATGCATCCTGAAAAATATTATGATGAAGTGATCGAGATCAACCTCGATATGCTGGAACCACATATCAACGGACCTTACACACCAGATCTTGCATGGCCGGTCTCAAAATTTAAAGATGCAGTTGCGCAAAACGGCTGGCCTGATAAACTGGATGTGGCGCTGATCGGTTCCTGTACCAACTCCTCATATGAAGATATGTCGAGATCAGCTTCCATTGCGCAGCAAGCCATTGCAAAAGGACTGAAAGCTGTTTCTGAATTCACCATCACGCCCGGTTCGGAGCAGATCCGTTACACAATTGAACGCGACGGAATGTTGTCCACATTTGAAGCTATTGGCGGAATGGTGCTTGCCAATGCATGCGGCCCTTGCATCGGTCAGTGGTCGCGCCACATGACTGATCCGAATAAAAAGAATTCCATCCTGACTTCCTATAACCGGAATTTCGCCAAGAGAAATGACGGCAATGCAAGCACGCATGCATTTGTTGCATCACCTGAGATGGTGACTGCTATGGCGCTTGCGGGATCACTATCCTTCAATCCACTGACGGATCTGCTGGTGAATGATAAAGGAGAAAAGGTAAAGCTGGATGAACCACAAGGGATTGAATTACCTGCAAAGGGTTTTGCCGTTGAAGATGCCGGTTACCAGGCGCCTTCAGCAGACGGGAAAAATGTAGTGATTGCCGTTGATCCCGCTTCCAGCAGGCTGCAATTGCTCGAATCGTTTCCTGCCTGGGAAGGAACCGACCTGAAAGGACTCAGGCTGCTGATTAAAGCCAAGGGAAAATGTACTACTGACCATATCTCGATGGCAGGCCCATGGCTGAAATACCGCGGGCATCTTGACAATATTTCCAATAATATGCTGATTGGTGCCATCAATTATTTCAATGACAAAGCTGATGCTGTCAAAAATCTGCTCACAGGAAATTATGATGCAGTACCTAAAGTGCAACGCGCCTATAAAGCAGCCGGAATAGGAACAGTGGTGATCGGCGATGAAAATTATGGCGAAGGATCTTCCCGTGAACATGCTGCTATGGAACCAAGACACCTTGGCGTGCGGGCTATCATTGTTAAATCATTCGCACGGATTCATGAAACCAACCTTAAAAAACAAGGCATGCTTTCCCTGACGTTTGCTGACAAAGCCGACTACGATAAAGTGCGCGAGGATGATATTATTGATATTATCGGGCTCACCACCTTCTCTCCGGAAGTGCCGCTGACAATCGTACTTCATCATGCTGATGGTACAGAAGAACAATTCCCGGTAAACCAGACCTTTAATGCCGCACAAATTGAATGGTTCAAAGCAGGAAGCGCACTGAACCTGATTAAAGCAGAAAGTGAAAGGTCAAAGGTTCGGTAA